One stretch of Oncorhynchus tshawytscha isolate Ot180627B linkage group LG19, Otsh_v2.0, whole genome shotgun sequence DNA includes these proteins:
- the LOC112221690 gene encoding LOW QUALITY PROTEIN: annexin A2-A (The sequence of the model RefSeq protein was modified relative to this genomic sequence to represent the inferred CDS: substituted 1 base at 1 genomic stop codon) — protein sequence MALVSEFLGQLSLNVGSCESKYPTVVPAIDFDPDKDAARIETAIKTKGVDEATIINVLTKRTYSQRREIAFAYERRAKKDLVTALKGALSGSLETVILGLMKSTTQYDASEIKGSIKGLGTDEEVLIEIVCSRSSSELSEIKTVYKELFKKDLEKDVAGDTSGDFAKLLLALVQAKRAEPCSVVDYEKIDEDARALYVXGHLIDVKGTDVATWISIMSERSVPHLQKVFDRYKSYSPYDMQESIRKEVKGDLEKSFLTLVECFENKPLYFASRLAEAMKGKSAKEKVVTRIMVSRCEVDLMKIRTEFKSQTGKSLFQTISEHTKGDYQKAMLSLCGGDD from the exons ATGGCGCTGGTATCTGAGTTTCTAGGACAACTGTCTCTTAATGTGGGG TCCTGTGAGTCCAAATACCCAACTGTTGTTCCTGCGATTGACTTCGATCCAGACAAAGATGCTGCCAGAATAGAGACTGCTATCAAGACGAAGG GCGTGGATGAAGCGACCATCATCAATGTTCTGACCAAGAGGACCTACAGCCAGAGGAGAGAGATCGCTTTCGCTTATGAGAGGAGAGCCAAGAAG GATCTGGTGACTGCCCTGAAGGGGGCTCTATCTGGGTCGTTGGAGACTGTGATCTTAGGTCTGATGAAGAGTACAACTCAGTACGATGCCTCCGAGATCAAAGGATCCATTAAG GGTCTAGGAACGGACGAGGAGGTGCTGATAGAGATTGTCTGTTCTCGCAGCTCCTCAGAACTGTCTGAGATTAAGACGGTCTACAAGGAAC TGTTCaagaaggatctggagaaggatGTGGCTGGAGACACCTCGGGAGACTTCGCCAAGCTGCTGCTGGCCCTGGTGCAG GCCAAGAGGGCAGAACCCTGCAGTGTGGTGGACTATGAGAAGATCGATGAAGATGCCAGA GCCCTGTATGTTTAAGGCCATCTAATAGATGT GAAAGGAACCGATGTGGCCACCTGGATCTCCATCATGTCAGAGAGGAGTGTTCCCCACCTGCAGAAAG TGTTTGACAGGTATAAGAGCTACAGTCCCTATGACATGCAGGAGAGCATCAGGAAGGAGGTGAAAGGAGACCTGGAGAAGTCCTTCCTGACACTCG tTGAGTGTTTTGAGAACAAACCGCTGTACTTCGCCAGCAGACTTGCAGAGGCCATGAAG GGTAAAAGTGCGAAGGAGAAGGTGGTGACGAGGATCATGGTGTCTCGTTGTGAAGTCGACCTCATGAAGATCAGAACCGAGTTCAAGAGTCAGACCGGCAAGTCTCTGTTCCAGACCATCTCT GAGCACACTAAGGGGGATTACCAGAAGGCCatgctgtctctgtgtggaggagACGACTAA